The Musa acuminata AAA Group cultivar baxijiao chromosome BXJ1-3, Cavendish_Baxijiao_AAA, whole genome shotgun sequence genome window below encodes:
- the LOC135629759 gene encoding zinc finger CCCH domain-containing protein 55-like isoform X1, whose amino-acid sequence MSENVRRRMSKWDVVVEESNFLDENRHDRMPPVKADDLSKERVSKLDLNDGEQLPLWHDMKNDDNVKKDISQHDKVPMRFPELDDKIIRPSRNSSHMDESPKRAFMEQYDSKKSSWEPDSESETVKYAEANRELGEPDSSFVQDYNSGVSPGPDAWRRRSRNVSPRGGWRRSGRSRSRSRSRSRGRGRSRSRSRNRNRSRSRSRSWSRSRSRSRSPFGIKRGSERWSDRGRNIAGGQAPPCRDFASGHCRRGSQCRFLHEDGGRGEFDRHNTHSRETNLERGRFSWHNGKENLSGSWDQTDYARNKPFQRQRSHYDDGDREKPELHRSNKPAELCYDFTKGRCQRGSSCRYLHQEASSHGGWSMKNEAREDNYDRRDPDASFGQKIESRKVNDPPCKYFAEGRCRRGQNCKFSHQGLDGHLEGKPHDGRWDHDQITSDNLSKSVSELGGQTIAVDKITPTRWNSGNDGVRSAAPQFIEMGDFTHPQHQQTHGTEDDGGQTFRLEGCQKPASQEQNITHDVAGPHQHASSVSMQVMAQNADKQQYPDDVEMLCQEGGSVITNNIGAKPEMNSVNSMLTVAPITEKSFTQSGPSQYVVPQLLRTQSFTPNVQIPQVVAPLHFSKQMQQVVYPMPPNGQSQFVVPLTPSDAQHLNHSMLNQPALSLPHAVSNQQNFGEQTQQSAPPSPHNGPSQHKLNLSGPNPQFLLSSVNGQNQHNLNPSGQIQQNVLPFNGQSPRNIALMGQSHQSHVPPQNGQSQENVQLLAPNKQNPVLEPPSDNSFISDNHQTSSQNIPGEGLYSRAGSAETKPSPISSGSVISHKVVTSEQAARITDLSASLAQFFGNGPLHVATLGVPPSQPSLGSSSAVLPAAAFPPSIHPSQAVSDSVGAINPDINNLPGNPRMEESETNSKSLLSVSVTDHIGEQNIDAKQVEPTDGDPSKEVNVTDTGGRGKKEEKAHLGDVDADVADGANKQTKDAKGSKMFKCALVEFVKDLLKPAWKEGQLSREAHKTIVKKVVDKVTSAVQGPNIPQTQEKIDLYLVHSKAKLSKLVQAYVEKYVKN is encoded by the exons ATGTCTGAGAATGTAAGAAGACGGATGTCTAAATGGGATGTAGTGGTGGAAGAATCTAATTTTTTAGATGAGAATAGACACGATAGAATGCCACCTGTTAAAGCAGATGATCTTTCTAAGGAAAGAGTATCAAAGTTGGATCTGAATGATGGTGAACAACTTCCTTTATGGCATGAcatgaaaaatgatgataatgtgAAAAAAGACATTTCTCAACATGACAAAGTACCTATGAGGTTTCCTGAGCTGGATGATAAGATCATAAGACCATCAAGAAATTCTTCTCACATGGATGAATCACCTAAGCGGGCTTTCATGGAACAATATGACTCAAAAAAGTCATCTTGGGAACCAGATTCTGAAAGTGAAACAGTAAAATATGCTGAAGCTAATAGGGAGCTAGGTGAACCAGATTCATCTTTTGTTCAGGATTATAATTCAGGTGTGTCCCCCGGTCCTGATGCATGGAGGCGACGCAGTCGCAATGTCTCTCCAAGAGGTGGTTGGAGAAGGTCAGGCAG gagcaggagcaggagcaggagcaggagcagggGCAGGggcaggagcaggagcaggagcaggaacAGGAACAGGAGTAGGAGCAGGAGCCGAAGCTGGAGCCGAAGCCGAAGCCGAAGCCGGAGCCCTTTTGGTATAAAGCGAGGATCAGAGAGGTGGTCCGACAGAGGAAGAAACATAGCAGGAGGGCAGGCTCCACCTTGTAGAGATTTTGCATCAGGTCATTGTAGGAGAGGCAGTCAATGCAGGTTTCTTCATGAAGATGGTGGCCGTGGAGAGTTTGATAGGCATAACACACATTCAAGAGAAACTAATCTGGAAAGGGGAAGGTTCTCATGGCATAATGGCAAGGAGAATTTGTCTGGTTCATGGGATCAAACTGATTATGCACGAAATAAGCCATTTCAAAGGCAACGTAGTCACTATGATGATGGTGACAGGGAGAAACCTGAGTTACATAGAAGCAACAAGCCTGCCGAGTTGTGTTATGATTTTACAAAAGGGAGATGCCAGAGGGGTTCATCATGCAGATATCTTCATCAAGAAGCTTCCTCCCATGGTGGATGGAGCATGAAAAATGAGGCCAGAGAAGATAACTATGATAGAAGGGATCCAGATGCATCTTTTGGCCAAAAAATCGAGTCTCGCAAGGTAAATGACCCACCATGCAAGTATTTTGCTGAAGGGCGTTGCCGCCGTGGTCAAAATTGCAAGTTTTCACATCAGGGTCTTGATGGTCATCTGGAAGGCAAGCCACATGATGGTAGATGGGATCATGATCAGATCACTAGTGATAATTTGTCAAAGAGTGTTTCAGAGTTGGGTGGCCAAACAATTGCCGTAGATAAAATCACTCCTACTCGGTGGAATAGTGGTAATGATGGTGTTAGATCTGCTGCTCCTCAGTTTATAGAGATGGGAGATTTTACACATCCTCAACATCAACAAACCCACGGAACCGAAGATGATGGTGGTCAAACCTTTAGACTGGAAGGCTGTCAAAAACCAGCTTCCCAAGAGCAGAACATAACCCATGACGTCGCTGGCCCTCATCAACATGCTTCATCTGTCTCTATGCAGGTTATGGCCCAAAATGCTGATAAACAGCAGTATCCTGACGATGTCGAGATGTTATGCCAGGAAGGCGGGAGTGTGATCACGAACAACATTGGAGCAAAACCAGAGATGAACTCAGTCAATAGTATGCTCACTGTGGCTCCTATCACTGAAAAAAGTTTTACTCAGAGTGGACCGAGTCAGTATGTCGTTCCTCAGCTTCTTCGTACACAAAGCTTTACCCCTAATGTCCAGATTCCTCAGGTTGTTGCTCCACTGCATTTCAGTAAGCAAATGCAGCAAGTTGTTTATCCAATGCCTCCAAATGGCCAAAGTCAGTTCGTTGTTCCACTGACCCCTTCAGATGCACAACATTTAAATCATAGCATGTTGAACCAGCCTGCTCTTTCTCTGCCACATGCTGTTAGTAACCAGCAAAATTTTGGAGAGCAGACTCAACAGAGTGCCCCTCCATCCCCTCATAATGGACCAAGCCAACACAAGTTGAATCTCAGTGGTCCTAACCCTCAATTCCTTCTGTCATCTGTGAATGGACAAAATCAGCACAACTTGAATCCCAGTGGTCAGATTCAGCAGAATGTTCTGCCTTTTAATGGGCAGAGCCCTCGGAACATTGCTCTTATGGGCCAGAGTCACCAGAGCCATGTGCCACCTCAAAATGGCCAGAGTCAAGAGAATGTTCAGTTACTTGCTCCTAACAAGCAAAATCCTGTCCTTGAGCCTCCATCAGACAACAGTTTTATATCGGATAATCATCAGACAAGCTCGCAGAATATACCAGGGGAGGGATTGTATTCAAGGGCAGGTTCAGCTGAAACTAAACCATCACCGATAAGTTCTGGTTCTGTCATCTCGCATAAAGTAGTAACCAGTGAGCAGGCTGCACGAATTACTGACCTTTCAGCATCTTTAGCACAGTTCTTTGGAAATGGCCCTTTACATGTTGCTACTTTAGGAGTGCCGCCATCACAACCTTCTTTGGGTTCGAGTTCTGCTGTGCTTCCTGCAGCTGCCTTTCCACCATCTATTCATCCCAGTCAAGCTGTTTCTGATAGTGTGGGAGCTATTAATCCTGACATCAATAACCTTCCTGGCAATCCCAGAATGGAGGAATCAGAAACAAATTCTAAAAGCTTGCTCTCAGTGTCTGTTACTGATCATATTGGTGAACAGAACATTGATGCCAAGCAGGTGGAGCCAACTGATGGTGATCCTTCGAAGGAAGTAAATGTAACAGACACTGGAGGACGAggcaagaaagaagagaaagcccACTTAGGGGACGTCGATGCAGATGTTGCTGATGGAGCAAATAAACAAACTAAGGATGCGAAGGGAAGTAAGATGTTTAAGTGTGCACTTGTGGAATTTGTGAAGGATTTACTAAAACCCGCATGGAAGGAAGGTCAATTAAGCAGAGAAGCTCACAAGACCATAGTTAAGAAAGTAGTTGATAAAGTGACCAGTGCAGTACAGGGCCCTAATATCCCTCAGACTCAAGAGAAAATTGATCTTTATTTGGTCCACTCTAAAGCCAAGCTTAGCAAACTTGTGCAG GCTTATGTAGAAAAGTATGTGAAGAACTAA